A stretch of the Lolium perenne isolate Kyuss_39 chromosome 3, Kyuss_2.0, whole genome shotgun sequence genome encodes the following:
- the LOC127345813 gene encoding factor of DNA methylation 2, whose protein sequence is MEQSQKLIMSNKEECGKMHELAHRSSELEPEMHAFDSMSKHLDEADSKSSPHRRNYEQEKGQKEKQLDLLFDLVDQANAKQKLELEIKQLHSKLEAMKHKGSEDSKSKKKVVEQEREDHQDIKPIFHTLMIKEPDANDELQLARKALIHGMQDLTTPRANLGIKRMGEIDLKSVENACKYQLSKHDNLRNHAALLCARLQDDISNPLWHPFKVILVDGNEMEILNEGDEKLRALKQKHGGEVYDLVTKALRELNEYNPSGRVPVLELWNRKENRKASMKEAVEYIMEQWRNIKLKRKRTEDAESIRDDMTH, encoded by the exons ATGGAGCAAAGCCAAAAACTCATCATGTCCAACAAGGAAG AATGTGGCAAGATGCACGAGCTTGCTCATAGATCTTCAGAACTGGAGCCCGAGATGCATGCTTTTGACTCAATGTCCAAGCATCTGGATGAAGCAGATTCAAAAAGTAGCCCTCACAGAAGGAACTATGAGCAAGAAAAAGGACAG AAAGAGAAACAGCTCGATCTATTATTTGACCTGGTAGATCAGGCAAATGCCAAGCAGAAGCTTGAGTTAGAAATAAAACAGCTGCATAGCAAACTGGAAGCAATGAAACACAAAGGTAGTGAAGACTCTAAATCAAAGAAGAAAGTTGTTGAACAAGAGAGGGAGGATCATCAAGACATCAAACCAATCTTTCATACTCTGATGATCAAGGAACCGGATGCCAATGATGAGTTGCAGCTTGCTCGGAAGGCACTGATACAT GGCATGCAGGATCTTACAACTCCCCGAGCAAATTTAGGCATCAAAAGGATGGGCGAGATTGACCTGAAATCTGTTGAAAATGCTTGCAAATATCAATTGTCAAAACATGATAACCTCAGGAATCATGCTGCTTTACTCTGTGCAAGATTGCAGGATGATATAAGCAATCCATTATGGCACCCTTTTAAAGTTATCCTTGTTGATGGAAATGAGATG GAAATTCTCAATGAGGGTGATGAGAAGCTTCGAGCTCTGAAACAAAAACACGGTGGGGAAGTCTATGACCTGGTAACAAAAGCTCTGCGTGAACTTAATGAGTATAATCCCAGTGGCCGTGTTCCTGTACTGGAACTGTGGAACCGTAAAGAGAACCGGAAAGCATCTATGAAGGAAGCCGTTGAATACATCATGGAACAATGGAGAAACATCAAGCTCAAGAGGAAGCGTACGGAAGATGCTGAAAGTATTCGGGATGACATGACGCACTAA